One window of the Anaeromyxobacter dehalogenans 2CP-C genome contains the following:
- the aroG gene encoding 3-deoxy-7-phosphoheptulonate synthase AroG, which produces MPYRTDDLRIRGIKELAPPSHLIREFPCTEKASAVVHGARQAIHRILHGMDDRLVVVVGPCSIHDTKAAKEYAARLLDERARHAEDLEVVMRVYFEKPRTTVGWKGLINDPGLDKTYDINRGLRVARELLLDVAEIGVPAGCEYLDMITPQYIADLVSWGAIGARTTESQVHRELASGLSCPVGFKNGTDGNVAIAIDAIKAAQQPHHFLSVTKGGHSAIVSTNGNEDCHIILRGGRTPNYDAASVDAACQEIGKAGLAQRLMVDASHANSQKKPENQIPVCANVAAQVAGGEVRIVGVMIESHLVAGRQDLKVGKPLNYGQSVTDGCLGWEDTVRVLDGLAAAVRDRRVREAGFNGGSEAAPA; this is translated from the coding sequence ATGCCCTACAGAACGGACGACCTCCGCATCCGCGGGATCAAGGAGCTCGCCCCGCCGTCGCACCTGATCCGCGAGTTTCCCTGCACCGAGAAGGCGTCCGCCGTGGTCCACGGCGCCCGCCAGGCGATCCACCGCATCCTCCACGGGATGGACGACCGCCTGGTCGTGGTCGTCGGCCCCTGCTCGATCCACGACACCAAGGCCGCGAAGGAGTACGCGGCGCGGCTCCTGGACGAGCGCGCGCGCCACGCGGAGGACCTCGAGGTCGTGATGCGCGTCTACTTCGAGAAGCCGCGCACCACCGTCGGCTGGAAGGGGCTCATCAACGACCCGGGCCTCGACAAGACCTACGACATCAACCGCGGCCTGCGCGTCGCGCGCGAGCTCCTGCTGGACGTGGCCGAGATCGGCGTGCCGGCCGGCTGCGAGTACCTCGACATGATCACGCCGCAGTACATCGCCGACCTGGTCTCCTGGGGCGCCATCGGCGCGCGCACCACCGAGAGCCAGGTGCACCGCGAGCTCGCCTCGGGCCTCTCCTGCCCGGTGGGCTTCAAGAACGGCACCGACGGCAACGTCGCCATCGCCATCGACGCCATCAAGGCGGCGCAGCAGCCGCACCACTTCCTTTCGGTGACGAAGGGCGGCCACTCGGCCATCGTCTCGACCAACGGGAACGAGGACTGCCACATCATCCTGCGCGGCGGGCGCACCCCGAACTACGACGCCGCCAGCGTGGACGCCGCCTGCCAGGAGATCGGCAAGGCCGGACTGGCGCAGCGGCTCATGGTGGACGCGAGCCACGCGAACAGCCAGAAGAAGCCGGAGAACCAGATCCCGGTCTGCGCGAACGTGGCGGCACAGGTGGCCGGCGGGGAGGTCCGCATCGTCGGCGTCATGATCGAGAGCCACCTCGTGGCCGGGCGGCAGGACCTCAAGGTCGGCAAGCCGCTCAACTACGGGCAGAGCGTCACCGACGGCTGCCTGGGCTGGGAGGACACCGTGCGCGTGCTGGACGGCCTCGCGGCGGCGGTGCGCGATCGCCGGGTGCGGGAGGCCGGCTTCAACGGCGGCTCCGAGGCCGCGCCGGCCTGA